CGACAGCGCGCGGAAGGCGCGATTCTTGTCGATGACGATGATTCGGCCTCCGGGTCGTGTGACGCGCACCAGTTCGGCAACTGCGCGCCGAGCGTCGAGCGCGTGTTCGACCGCCTCCACGGAGAAAACGGCGTCGAATTCGCCGGCTTCCGCCGGAATGCGAAGCAAACCTCCGGCGCGGGCCTCCACTTCCTTTGGCAAGGACGCCAGCAACCGGTGCGACGGATCGATGCCGGTGAATCGAAGATTCGGAAACCACCGCGCCAGCCAATGCAGATAGCGGCCGCTGCCGCAGCCAACATCCGCAACGCGACTGCCCGCTGGCAAGGTCGCTAATAATGCCGCCACCGCGCGCAGCCGACCATCCGCGGGATCGATCGCCTGCGGCAGGTCGGGCGTGACGCATTCAAAACAGGTCTCGACCTGCGCATGCACGGCATCGAGGTAACAGGTGACGGCCCAGGCCGAGGCAGGCTCAGCACGCCGCCAGCCAGGCGCGCGGCGGGCAATCAGGCCACCATCGACTTGTTGATGTCGACTGATCCAGCCGATGGCGCGGTGGGCGCGATCGGTCTCGCCCAGGCGAAGCCAAAGTGTGGCCAGGCGTGCCAAGCCAGCGAGCGAGACTTCGCGCGAGCCAAGACGATCGGGCACGGCGCCGGTCGGCCGCTGGCTGGCAGTTGGCAATCGCAAGAGATCGCGAGCGAGTTGTTCGTCTCCGCAGGCGAGCGCTCCCTCGGCCTGCGCCGCCAGCATGCGCAGCGGCGCGCCCCATGCGACACGCGCTTGCCGCTGGTGCGCGCTGAGCAACGAGCGGGCCGCCTGCATGTATTCCGGCGCTTGCCAGTGTTCCGCCGCGGCCACGAGCGCCGGCAGGTAGGCCAGGTGCATGGCGGCGCCTGCCCAGCGCTCGAGCGAGGCATGGGACTGCGGCGCGTGGATGCGTCCGTGGTAGTCGATATGGTCGGCCAGAAAGTCGCAGGCGCGCCGGGCCGCGAAGGTATGGCGGCGATCGGAGGGCAGGTGCGCGAGCCACCCCTGCGCGGCGAGCGCGGTGTTCCAGAGCGACGTGGCCTGTCGGTTGCCGTCGGGCAGCGAGCCGTCGGCAAGCTGTATGTCCATCAGCCAGTCGGCCAATCGGGCCGCCAGGGCTTCGCGGCCAAAACGAGACGCAGTGGCGAGGATCGCTCCCGCCAGCCCCGAGCATGGCGCCCCGCCAGGCGTAGCGGCGCTGCCGTACTGGGCGACGTGACGTTCCAGCCAATCGAGCGCACGCTCGGTGGACGAATCCGGGGATTGGGGTCTGGCGAATTGAGCGTAGTGCCGAGCGCGGCGCTGGGCCGCGTCGACCAGTCGCGGCCAGAAGGGAAGGGACTCGCCGCCGTGTTCCAACACCTGCGCGGCGGCGCGTGGGGCGTGGCCCATCTGCGTTCGCCAAGGGCGTCGCAACCAATGCGGGTACATGGTGGGCATGGCGTCGTGTCCTTGCCGGGGTGGTTCGCCATCCTTGGCGGCCGAGGGGCGATTATCCGCAAGCGAGGGCGGCCGTCCAACGTCAATCGGCCGGTGCTAGCTGCGAATGGCAGTCGCCAGATGCTAGAATCAAGCCGCTATGAGCGACTATCTACAGGTCGTGACCACCACTGCCAGCCACGAGATGGCACAATCCATAGCGCGAGCCTTGGTCCAGCGCCGATTGGCGGCCTGCGTGCAGGTATCGGGACCGATCGATAGCGTCTACCGCTGGCAAGACCAAATCGAGTCGAGCCAAGAGTGGATTTGCACTGCCAAGACGCGGGCGGACCGCTTTGGCGAAGTTGAGCGGACCATTCACGAGTTGCACAGCTACGACACGCCGGAAATTATTGCCGTGCCGATCGTGGCCGGCAGCGCTGATTATCTGGCCTGGCTCGACGCGCAGGTGCGGATGTGATGTACCGATTTTTCGCCACCATCCACGCGCGACCCGCCGAGGCCACGCCCGCCGCGGTAATTGAACTGGAAGGCAACACGTATCGCACACTGCATATTCCGCCGCCGCTGTTGAGCCAGCCGTTTGAACGCGACTTCGAGTCGGTCATCGAGGCCGTTTGTGACTGGGAGCGGATGTTTGTCGAACCGGATGGCTCGTTTGTCTGGGTGTCGTCGGCCGGGGCGCCGGCGTGGCAACTGGATGGCAATCTGTACGATCGCAACGAGCTGTTATTGTTCGTCGATGTGAAGGGAGCTTGCCCTGTCGAAGAGTTTGATCGATTCCTGGGCGCGCTCGGCTGGCCAGCGACGCCGCTTATGTTTCAACTGACGCGCGAGGCGGTTTTTCTGGACGAAGCCGAGTTCCGCCGTTGGGCCGCCCGGCGCGAGCCAGATAAGACCGACGCCACAGACGCATCGTCGCAGGCCTCGTCCGCGAGGCGGCCATGAAGCTGATCTTGCTCGGCACCACGGGCTATCATCCCAACGATCGACGGCAGACCGCCTGCCTCATGCTGCCGGAAGTGGGGATACTGCTCGATGCCGGTACGGCGCTCTACCGGGCGCGCGATTATCTGGCCACGCCCGAGCTGGATATTTTTCTCACGCACGCGCATCTTGATCATATCGTCGGCGTCACGTTTTTGTTTGATGTGTTCTTCGAGCGATCCATCGAGCGCTGCACCGTGCATGGCGCCGCGGAACATCTGGCCGCGGTGCGCGAGCATCTGCTGGCGCCGGCGCTCTTTCCCGCCGCGCCGCCGTGCGACTACGCCGTGCTTGCTAGCCCCACGGTACGGCTTGCTTCGGGGGGGCGGCTGACTCATTTTTTGCTCGACCATCCCGGAGGCGCGGTTGGGTATCGACTGGATTGGCCCGGCCATTCGCTGGCCTATGTCACCGACACCACCGCACGGGCCGACGCGCCGTATGTCGATCAACTGCGGGGCGTCGATCTGTTGGTGCATGAGTGCTATTTTCCCGACGAACAGCGGGAATGGGCGGAAACAACCGGGCACAGCCATACCTCCGCGGTGGCCGAGTTGGCGCGCGCGGCCGGAGTGGGACGGCTGGTGCTGGTGCATGTGAATCCACTTTCGGAAGCGGATGACCCGATTGGCCTGGCGGCGGCGCGACGGATCTTTCCGCGCGTCGAGATTGGCGAGGACCGAATGGAGTTGGATTTTTAACGCCGCGAGCGACGGAGTTCATTTGCGCGGTTGAGCGCCGCGATCACGTTGTCCATGTAGGTGTTGATGTTGTAGCGGTGGTCGATGATCCAGCGTGAATGCTCACCCATGCGGCGCAAGCGATCTGGGTCGGCCAGCATTTCGTCGAGCTGGCTGGTAAGCTGCGCCACGTTGCCGACTTCGAGGATAAAGCCGTTCTGGCCCTGCTCGATGAGATCGACTTCGCAGCCATCGGCCTGAGTGGCAATGAGCGGCAGCCCGTGCGCCATGGCCTCCGAGATACTCAGGCCCCCCAGGCCGGGCAGCACGAAGAGATCGCCCAGCAGAAAATAAGCCGACGCGTTTTCGATTTGTTCACCGGCGAAGATCACATCGGCGCCGCGCTGGCGACAGTACTGTTCTAGCGCGGCGCGATGCGGGCCATCGCCCACGAACATCACGCGCACATCGGGATACTTGGGCCGCAGCGTCAGGTAGGCTTCGACCAGATCCTCGAGCCGCTTTGAAGGGTACATTGCTCCGACGTAAAGCAGCACCCGCTTGTCTTCCAAATCAAATTTTCGGCGCAGTTCGTGGGCCATGGTCTCAAAGCGCGGAATGCGCGCGAGGACGGCATCGGTGTCAACACAGTTCACT
This region of Pirellulales bacterium genomic DNA includes:
- a CDS encoding divalent-cation tolerance protein CutA, translated to MSDYLQVVTTTASHEMAQSIARALVQRRLAACVQVSGPIDSVYRWQDQIESSQEWICTAKTRADRFGEVERTIHELHSYDTPEIIAVPIVAGSADYLAWLDAQVRM
- a CDS encoding glycosyltransferase family 4 protein produces the protein MQSASALPSSESSNSAAPADQRQNLSQLRVALTYRVLQFWRVPVFRRLTSYLNGRFRAFHGGDFPGTKAVNAKDLSGVDHCQLSTIRLNLSRKGDHVGIPICPTLLFHLLRYRPDVILAEGGSNLINNIQVWLFSALTGTPYVWWTLGDLQPESRVSLPLRMWRGLMKFQEQRAAVYLGYSSLALAYFDRMGYPKDRQFRAVNCVDTDAVLARIPRFETMAHELRRKFDLEDKRVLLYVGAMYPSKRLEDLVEAYLTLRPKYPDVRVMFVGDGPHRAALEQYCRQRGADVIFAGEQIENASAYFLLGDLFVLPGLGGLSISEAMAHGLPLIATQADGCEVDLIEQGQNGFILEVGNVAQLTSQLDEMLADPDRLRRMGEHSRWIIDHRYNINTYMDNVIAALNRANELRRSRR
- a CDS encoding MBL fold metallo-hydrolase; this translates as MKLILLGTTGYHPNDRRQTACLMLPEVGILLDAGTALYRARDYLATPELDIFLTHAHLDHIVGVTFLFDVFFERSIERCTVHGAAEHLAAVREHLLAPALFPAAPPCDYAVLASPTVRLASGGRLTHFLLDHPGGAVGYRLDWPGHSLAYVTDTTARADAPYVDQLRGVDLLVHECYFPDEQREWAETTGHSHTSAVAELARAAGVGRLVLVHVNPLSEADDPIGLAAARRIFPRVEIGEDRMELDF
- a CDS encoding class I SAM-dependent methyltransferase; translated protein: MPTMYPHWLRRPWRTQMGHAPRAAAQVLEHGGESLPFWPRLVDAAQRRARHYAQFARPQSPDSSTERALDWLERHVAQYGSAATPGGAPCSGLAGAILATASRFGREALAARLADWLMDIQLADGSLPDGNRQATSLWNTALAAQGWLAHLPSDRRHTFAARRACDFLADHIDYHGRIHAPQSHASLERWAGAAMHLAYLPALVAAAEHWQAPEYMQAARSLLSAHQRQARVAWGAPLRMLAAQAEGALACGDEQLARDLLRLPTASQRPTGAVPDRLGSREVSLAGLARLATLWLRLGETDRAHRAIGWISRHQQVDGGLIARRAPGWRRAEPASAWAVTCYLDAVHAQVETCFECVTPDLPQAIDPADGRLRAVAALLATLPAGSRVADVGCGSGRYLHWLARWFPNLRFTGIDPSHRLLASLPKEVEARAGGLLRIPAEAGEFDAVFSVEAVEHALDARRAVAELVRVTRPGGRIIVIDKNRAFRALSHHQPWERWFDRAEPAQWLAAGCDQVHCIEVAHGASCQPSGLFLAWLAQRCDAVAVRRAA